One window of the Marinilactibacillus sp. Marseille-P9653 genome contains the following:
- a CDS encoding BsuBI/PstI family type II restriction endonuclease has translation MTKLDEAKDILNQIGMPIRQQSDLCGYVFLALAGLKEEMSWGNSKAEWIRIHDIIVFINDEYGIKYAENSRETIRKQAIHHFRNAAIIEDNGKATNSPNYRYRLTEEALELIQQYDNEKWVVAIDEFLDTHDTLVSIYSSKKKMTKMPVKINNKKYTFSAGAHNQLQKDIIEEFAPRFAPDSICLYVGDTIKKDLVKEDSAFYELSVDITLHDKLPDVVLYQKENDWMFFIESVTSVGPMSPKRILEIEEMTKDSSFGKIYVTAFPDFKTFKKFSEELAWETEVWIAEMPDHMIHLNGDKFLGPRT, from the coding sequence ATGACTAAATTAGATGAAGCAAAAGATATATTGAATCAAATAGGAATGCCTATAAGGCAGCAATCTGATCTATGTGGATATGTTTTTCTTGCTCTTGCAGGTCTTAAAGAAGAAATGTCATGGGGAAATTCGAAAGCTGAGTGGATAAGAATACACGATATCATCGTATTTATTAATGATGAGTATGGAATAAAATATGCTGAAAATAGTCGAGAAACTATAAGGAAACAAGCTATTCACCACTTTAGAAATGCCGCGATTATTGAAGATAACGGAAAAGCAACCAATTCTCCTAACTATAGATATAGACTTACTGAAGAAGCGTTAGAGTTAATTCAACAATACGATAATGAAAAATGGGTTGTTGCAATTGATGAGTTTCTAGATACTCATGATACATTAGTAAGTATCTATTCATCTAAGAAAAAAATGACTAAAATGCCTGTAAAGATAAACAATAAGAAGTATACATTTTCAGCAGGAGCTCATAATCAATTACAAAAAGATATAATTGAAGAATTCGCACCTAGATTTGCTCCTGACAGTATATGCTTATATGTAGGTGACACAATAAAAAAGGATTTAGTCAAAGAAGACTCTGCGTTTTATGAATTGAGCGTTGACATAACTTTGCATGATAAGTTGCCTGACGTAGTACTTTATCAAAAAGAAAATGACTGGATGTTTTTTATTGAATCAGTTACTTCAGTTGGACCAATGAGTCCTAAAAGGATTTTAGAAATTGAAGAAATGACGAAAGACTCTTCATTTGGAAAAATTTATGTAACCGCATTTCCTGATTTTAAAACGTTTAAAAAGTTTTCAGAAGAGCTAGCATGGGAAACTGAAGTTTGGATTGCGGAAATGCCTGATCACATGATCCACTTGAATGGCGATAAATTTCTCGGACCAAGGACATAG
- a CDS encoding nucleotidyltransferase → MIFDINGYKNYLNELIKEIDVSDTDYENAERSYKSLSNWLQREQSILNKYEPDIFIQGSFKLGTAINPITDEGNFDLDIVCKLNKLGRKDITQKELKKELGTEVISYSEAKSMKNDPKDGKRCWTINYSEGSKFHIDILPCISETNLYSEDLVYITDKKNPFFNTVSSNWEVSNPKGYYKWFQEVSKYNEYRATYAEAREMSIEDIPIYKVRNPLQRVIQLLKRHAEYAFETNQEYKPSSIVITTLAAQAFKDYRGNNSLFDLWIYTCTNINDYLVVHNNKYFVTNPANDKENFTEKWEHDNKYYENYKKWHIQLLKDFGIMDSEFGLFDGIKMKESLKINKRINSTDQNSYNIPHRRKPNWVMRDEQVVTIKGFKRRDGFRYREFNSGDIVNPNWNLKFEIYTENIRSFDIFWQVTNTGSQARKKNSLRGDFYDSEIEEGKRVRKEDALYVGSHLVEVYIVKNGICYGKSKPFLVNISNNIFVF, encoded by the coding sequence TTGATATTTGACATTAATGGGTACAAAAATTACTTGAATGAACTTATTAAAGAAATTGATGTTTCAGATACTGATTATGAAAACGCAGAAAGAAGTTACAAGTCACTTTCCAATTGGCTTCAAAGAGAACAATCTATTTTAAATAAATATGAACCTGATATTTTTATTCAGGGCTCATTTAAGCTTGGAACAGCAATAAACCCAATAACTGATGAAGGCAATTTTGATTTAGATATTGTTTGTAAACTCAACAAATTAGGTAGGAAAGATATCACTCAAAAAGAACTAAAAAAAGAACTTGGTACAGAGGTAATAAGCTATTCAGAAGCTAAAAGTATGAAGAATGATCCAAAAGATGGAAAGAGATGCTGGACGATTAATTACAGTGAAGGTTCAAAGTTTCATATAGATATACTTCCCTGTATTTCAGAAACTAACTTGTACTCCGAAGATTTAGTTTATATCACTGATAAAAAAAATCCTTTTTTTAATACAGTAAGTTCTAACTGGGAAGTTAGTAATCCGAAAGGATATTATAAGTGGTTTCAAGAGGTATCTAAATACAATGAATACAGGGCTACATATGCAGAAGCTAGAGAAATGTCTATTGAAGATATTCCGATCTATAAGGTCAGGAATCCATTACAAAGAGTAATTCAATTATTAAAAAGGCATGCTGAGTATGCCTTTGAAACAAATCAAGAATATAAACCCTCTTCTATCGTAATTACAACATTGGCAGCGCAAGCCTTCAAAGACTATAGAGGTAATAATTCTTTATTTGATCTGTGGATTTATACATGCACCAATATAAATGATTATTTAGTTGTCCACAATAATAAGTATTTTGTTACTAATCCTGCAAATGACAAAGAAAATTTCACAGAAAAATGGGAACATGATAATAAATACTATGAAAATTATAAGAAATGGCATATTCAGCTCCTAAAAGATTTTGGAATTATGGATTCTGAGTTTGGACTCTTTGACGGTATTAAAATGAAAGAAAGTTTAAAAATAAACAAAAGAATAAACAGTACAGATCAAAACTCTTATAACATACCTCATAGAAGAAAACCTAACTGGGTAATGAGGGATGAGCAAGTTGTCACTATTAAAGGGTTTAAGCGAAGAGATGGCTTCAGATATAGAGAGTTTAATAGTGGAGATATTGTAAATCCAAATTGGAATTTGAAATTTGAGATTTACACAGAAAACATTAGAAGCTTTGACATATTCTGGCAGGTAACAAATACAGGAAGTCAAGCTCGTAAAAAAAATTCTTTAAGAGGAGATTTTTATGATAGTGAGATTGAGGAAGGAAAAAGAGTTAGAAAAGAAGATGCATTATACGTAGGAAGTCATTTAGTTGAAGTATATATAGTGAAAAATGGTATTTGTTATGGTAAGAGCAAACCTTTTTTAGTCAATATAAGTAACAATATATTTGTGTTTTGA
- a CDS encoding SDR family oxidoreductase, with protein sequence MDFNLINYENQKQGLTMQIDKLDVTDPKDREKAWNWDIDVLVNNAAIKEGGAVVDIPEDNLRNQFDVNVIGPVLLTQGFARKMIEKNKGRIVFVSSISGMMVNPFSGPYSASKYATEALVNTLSQELQEFNIEVATINPGPYLTGFNDREMEVWRSWQDDASKRVFNYEDIAFPFEQFNPEELIEGGLKVILGETKSYRNVIPEKMISQVKEQQEYLWNKKTDEALGERHQMVQKAYDLEPETKAEDY encoded by the coding sequence ATGGATTTTAATCTAATAAATTATGAAAACCAAAAACAAGGTCTTACGATGCAGATTGATAAATTAGACGTAACCGATCCTAAGGACAGAGAAAAAGCCTGGAATTGGGACATTGATGTGCTAGTTAACAATGCAGCCATCAAAGAGGGAGGAGCAGTGGTTGATATCCCTGAAGATAACCTGCGCAATCAGTTTGATGTCAATGTTATTGGTCCAGTTTTATTAACACAAGGCTTTGCTCGTAAGATGATTGAAAAGAATAAAGGAAGAATTGTATTTGTTTCTTCTATATCAGGAATGATGGTTAATCCATTTTCCGGACCTTATTCTGCTTCTAAATACGCTACTGAAGCGTTAGTGAATACTCTTTCTCAGGAGCTACAAGAGTTTAATATAGAAGTTGCTACGATTAACCCAGGGCCGTATTTGACTGGATTCAACGACCGTGAAATGGAAGTTTGGAGAAGCTGGCAAGATGATGCCTCTAAGCGTGTATTCAATTACGAAGACATTGCCTTTCCATTTGAACAGTTCAACCCAGAAGAATTAATAGAAGGTGGACTTAAAGTCATCCTAGGAGAAACAAAATCTTATCGTAACGTAATACCTGAAAAGATGATTTCTCAAGTAAAAGAACAACAAGAATATCTGTGGAACAAAAAAACAGATGAAGCATTGGGCGAACGTCACCAGATGGTTCAAAAAGCCTATGACTTAGAACCTGAAACAAAAGCAGAAGACTACTAA
- a CDS encoding GNAT family N-acetyltransferase, protein MYIRKTRAEDAAQIAKVQVDSWKTTYKGIVPDDFLNKMNYDFYTDRFQTYFIENSPISYVAIDDSNQIAGYITGGQNRLIDTYRDYDCEIHAIYILEGYQGNQLGKKLVSHLMDDLLRLNHKKMLVQVLAANKAVKFYEKLGGKYLDSKQLSISGKNLEESILGWDDISQAWVD, encoded by the coding sequence GTGTATATACGTAAGACTAGGGCAGAAGACGCAGCTCAGATTGCAAAAGTGCAAGTAGATAGTTGGAAAACTACATATAAAGGGATTGTGCCAGATGATTTTCTAAATAAGATGAATTACGATTTCTATACAGATAGGTTTCAAACTTACTTTATAGAAAACAGCCCAATTAGTTATGTAGCTATTGACGATAGCAATCAAATCGCAGGATACATAACTGGTGGTCAAAACCGATTGATCGATACGTATCGAGATTACGATTGTGAAATTCACGCGATATACATACTTGAAGGATATCAAGGAAATCAACTAGGTAAAAAACTTGTGAGTCATTTAATGGATGATTTATTGAGACTGAATCATAAGAAAATGCTTGTACAAGTATTAGCAGCAAATAAAGCTGTAAAATTTTATGAAAAACTTGGCGGGAAATATTTAGACTCAAAACAATTATCGATCTCTGGAAAAAATTTAGAGGAATCCATATTGGGATGGGATGATATTTCCCAAGCTTGGGTGGATTAA
- a CDS encoding ABC transporter ATP-binding protein, whose product MLKINQVFKSFGEKDILKEVSFEAHSGEIIGLVAPNGTGKSTLLNIIMNFLTPDAGEVTILDQYGYRSKKQEIKMHEYLSFLPELNDLYAELSGYEHMKLYAKMWKGKVTSIDDIIESLNMTHYVKKPVGTYSLGMRQRLAFAMLLAADTEIMLMDEVMNGLDPDNVTLLTNELIELKRRGKVILIASHLLDNLDLYANRILFFRDGHILLETREGEVDKINQSYIKIHLNKPKYDELKAVKDFPENTQYIAGKIVAIPLKSLEKIEINDWIQFFIDQNILNVTIGQIGTAEWYEEFYNQ is encoded by the coding sequence ATGCTGAAGATCAATCAAGTGTTCAAGTCTTTTGGAGAAAAAGACATTTTAAAAGAAGTCAGCTTTGAAGCGCATAGTGGAGAAATCATTGGACTCGTTGCACCGAATGGAACAGGTAAGTCCACTTTACTGAATATCATTATGAATTTTCTTACACCAGATGCAGGAGAGGTAACCATTTTAGATCAGTATGGCTATCGATCCAAAAAGCAGGAAATCAAGATGCACGAGTACCTGTCCTTTTTGCCCGAATTAAATGACTTATATGCAGAACTAAGCGGCTACGAACATATGAAGTTGTATGCCAAAATGTGGAAAGGGAAGGTGACTAGTATAGACGACATCATTGAATCCTTGAACATGACGCATTATGTTAAAAAGCCGGTAGGAACCTATTCCCTTGGGATGCGTCAGAGGTTAGCCTTTGCGATGCTGCTCGCTGCGGATACAGAGATCATGCTAATGGATGAAGTTATGAACGGGCTCGATCCTGATAATGTAACACTGCTGACAAATGAGCTTATTGAACTAAAAAGACGAGGAAAAGTCATTTTGATTGCCTCGCATTTACTAGATAATTTGGATCTGTATGCTAACCGGATTCTATTCTTCAGAGATGGCCATATCTTACTGGAAACAAGGGAAGGTGAAGTAGACAAAATCAACCAGTCCTATATTAAAATACATTTGAATAAACCCAAGTATGATGAATTGAAAGCAGTAAAAGACTTTCCAGAAAACACTCAGTATATCGCTGGAAAAATTGTAGCAATCCCGTTAAAATCTCTTGAAAAAATCGAAATCAATGATTGGATCCAGTTTTTTATCGATCAGAATATCCTGAACGTTACGATTGGTCAAATAGGAACAGCAGAATGGTACGAAGAATTTTATAATCAGTAG
- a CDS encoding alpha/beta hydrolase, producing the protein MKTIQAQMDNIGAKISKEDHVDAKMAVRYLADHAKELEIDLDRILLCGDSSGGHTALMAWSTWNKPLLDASEDPLPEIKGCIDLYGVYDLLTIPDKESAVDHRNPTSPDSLLTGGFLPENYPEKAEKASVPYYLKQADALGPLLIIHGNKDRLVPFEQSVELFELCKEKQTQADFYCVDGADHGGPTFFTDEVIQIMLDFMDKYLK; encoded by the coding sequence ATGAAAACAATCCAAGCGCAGATGGACAATATCGGTGCAAAAATCAGTAAAGAAGATCATGTTGATGCTAAGATGGCTGTTCGTTATCTAGCGGATCATGCAAAAGAACTGGAAATTGATTTGGACCGTATCTTGCTGTGCGGCGATTCTAGTGGTGGCCATACGGCTCTAATGGCTTGGTCAACTTGGAACAAGCCATTACTGGATGCATCAGAAGACCCACTTCCGGAAATTAAAGGATGTATTGATCTCTACGGAGTATATGATTTGCTTACGATTCCGGACAAAGAATCAGCGGTTGATCATAGAAACCCAACGAGCCCAGACAGTCTCCTCACAGGCGGTTTCTTACCAGAAAATTACCCGGAAAAAGCAGAGAAAGCATCCGTTCCTTACTACCTTAAACAAGCCGATGCATTGGGTCCATTACTCATTATCCATGGTAACAAAGACAGATTAGTTCCATTTGAACAAAGCGTAGAGCTCTTTGAACTCTGCAAGGAAAAGCAGACTCAAGCAGATTTTTACTGCGTAGATGGAGCTGATCACGGAGGCCCAACTTTTTTCACGGATGAAGTCATTCAAATCATGTTAGACTTTATGGATAAGTATTTGAAATAA
- a CDS encoding aldo/keto reductase → MKQQIQFPDEQTVLNLGQGTWRLGEDSSKHDQEITALRSGIDSGLTLIDTAEMYGEGQSEKLVGEAIANYNREDLFLVSKVCPHHAGKSDIFDACDQTLERLGVETLDLYLLHWRGRVPLQETVDCFEDLKRQGKIKNWGVSNFDLEDMQELLAIEGGENCQTNQVLYHLASRGTEVVLQDYLKEKGIPMMAYCPVIGQEPNLKERVYNDATVKNIADAHDISIIQLLLAFVMQQDNVIAIPKASSKEHVQLNADVLDVTLSEEEINQLDAAFPVPDHRVPLSIQ, encoded by the coding sequence ATGAAACAACAGATTCAATTTCCAGATGAACAGACAGTACTGAATTTAGGCCAAGGAACTTGGCGCTTAGGCGAGGATAGCAGTAAGCATGATCAAGAAATAACGGCGCTTCGCTCGGGAATAGACAGCGGCTTAACATTGATTGATACTGCAGAAATGTACGGAGAAGGACAATCAGAAAAACTTGTAGGAGAAGCCATCGCTAACTACAATCGAGAAGATTTATTTCTGGTCTCAAAGGTATGTCCTCATCATGCAGGAAAATCAGACATATTTGATGCTTGTGACCAAACCCTTGAACGTTTAGGTGTAGAGACACTCGACTTGTATTTACTCCATTGGAGAGGCCGTGTGCCACTACAAGAAACGGTCGACTGTTTTGAAGATCTGAAACGTCAAGGTAAGATCAAAAATTGGGGCGTCTCTAACTTTGATTTGGAAGATATGCAAGAGTTACTCGCAATAGAAGGCGGCGAAAATTGCCAAACAAACCAGGTCCTTTACCATTTAGCTTCTAGAGGAACGGAAGTTGTCTTACAGGATTATCTAAAAGAAAAAGGCATTCCCATGATGGCCTATTGCCCAGTCATTGGTCAAGAACCGAATTTGAAAGAGCGTGTCTATAATGATGCAACGGTTAAAAATATCGCTGATGCTCATGATATTTCCATCATTCAATTACTACTCGCATTCGTGATGCAACAAGATAATGTTATTGCGATTCCAAAAGCCAGCAGTAAGGAACATGTCCAGTTGAACGCTGACGTTTTGGACGTTACTTTATCTGAAGAAGAGATAAACCAGTTAGATGCCGCTTTCCCTGTGCCGGATCATAGAGTCCCATTAAGTATTCAATAA
- a CDS encoding aspartate kinase, with protein sequence MKRSVLKFGGSSVSDLSKIKEIALYLKERTDQGEQLVVVVSAMGKTTDELLKNVGQITSKPNDQDLAMLLTTGEQQTISYLSITLNDLDVKAKPLTGYQAGIETIGHHLKSKISSIKTDLFDQLFETNQVVIVAGFQGFNKEGELTTLGRGGSDTTAVALAAALKTTCEIYTDVTGVYSTDPRIFPNAKRWDKISYEEMMEMSALGAGVLETRSVELANNNGIKLYLAKTLSKEKGTWIVPNEQILEHKAVTGVALDKNMAHVTLTDPSNGAQLLNDIFVELEKEEINIDMISQIRNQDVMQLSFTAKDSDERQLVQVFDQLKGHYHDLTVSIVDHYAKISVIGAGMRDMSGVASQIFRTLIESDITYYQVTTSEISVSCVIDESNGEKATKLLCEKFDL encoded by the coding sequence ATGAAAAGAAGCGTATTAAAATTTGGTGGATCAAGTGTTTCCGATCTGTCAAAAATAAAAGAAATCGCCTTATATCTCAAAGAACGGACTGACCAAGGAGAGCAATTGGTTGTCGTTGTGTCCGCTATGGGCAAAACAACCGATGAATTACTGAAAAATGTCGGACAAATTACTTCTAAACCAAATGATCAGGATTTGGCTATGCTGCTGACGACCGGTGAACAGCAAACTATTTCTTATCTTTCGATCACTCTGAATGATTTGGATGTTAAAGCTAAACCATTAACGGGTTACCAAGCGGGCATCGAAACTATTGGGCATCATTTAAAAAGTAAAATCTCTTCAATCAAAACGGATTTGTTCGATCAATTGTTTGAAACGAATCAGGTCGTTATTGTTGCTGGCTTTCAAGGCTTCAATAAAGAAGGCGAACTCACAACACTGGGACGTGGTGGTTCAGACACGACAGCCGTTGCATTGGCTGCGGCTTTGAAAACAACTTGTGAAATCTATACAGATGTTACAGGTGTCTATAGTACGGATCCCAGAATTTTCCCAAATGCAAAACGTTGGGATAAAATCTCCTATGAAGAGATGATGGAAATGTCTGCTCTTGGTGCAGGTGTACTAGAAACGAGAAGCGTGGAACTGGCGAACAATAACGGAATAAAGCTTTATCTTGCTAAAACACTCTCTAAAGAGAAAGGAACTTGGATCGTGCCGAATGAACAAATACTTGAACACAAAGCCGTCACTGGCGTTGCGTTAGATAAGAATATGGCTCATGTAACCTTAACGGATCCCTCAAACGGTGCTCAACTATTAAATGATATTTTTGTTGAACTAGAAAAAGAAGAAATCAATATTGATATGATTTCTCAAATCAGAAATCAAGACGTCATGCAGTTATCCTTCACAGCTAAAGATTCCGATGAACGTCAGCTCGTGCAAGTTTTTGATCAGTTGAAAGGTCATTATCATGATTTGACCGTCAGCATCGTTGATCATTATGCCAAGATCTCTGTTATTGGTGCAGGAATGAGAGATATGTCTGGTGTCGCTTCTCAGATTTTTAGAACTTTGATTGAATCAGACATCACTTATTACCAAGTAACGACTTCTGAAATCAGTGTTTCCTGTGTGATTGATGAAAGCAATGGTGAAAAAGCAACGAAATTGCTTTGCGAAAAATTCGATCTATAA
- a CDS encoding aspartate-semialdehyde dehydrogenase, producing MCKIAVVGATGLVGSTMLRLLEEKNIPIEELTLFSSARSAGTKVIFKDEELVVEELTPEKTTGPFDYVLMSAGGETSLTFSPLFEQHGAVVIDNSSAWRMDPEISLVVPEVNPPVLDRKIIANPNCSTIQSVGPLKLLLDAFGIERVAYTTYQSVSGSGWKGIEDLKRGEQGKEPLNYPYPIYNNVIPHIDVFQEDGYTKEEVKMIEETRKILSLPTLPVTATCVRVPVTSAHSVAMNVTLTKETTVQNIQQLFEESPYVTLVDDPKNDQYPMPIQAGGKEGIFVGRIRKDDSLKNTYHVWTVSDNILKGAALNAVQILQQLTN from the coding sequence ATGTGTAAAATTGCCGTAGTCGGCGCTACTGGATTAGTTGGTAGTACGATGCTTCGCTTACTAGAAGAAAAAAATATTCCTATTGAAGAATTGACTCTATTCTCTTCTGCCCGTTCAGCAGGAACTAAAGTAATCTTCAAAGACGAAGAACTGGTTGTAGAAGAATTAACACCAGAAAAAACAACTGGTCCTTTTGATTATGTCTTGATGTCTGCTGGTGGAGAAACAAGTTTAACCTTCTCTCCTCTTTTTGAACAACACGGTGCAGTCGTCATAGATAATTCAAGTGCTTGGAGAATGGATCCAGAAATTTCTTTAGTGGTTCCGGAAGTAAACCCTCCCGTACTGGATAGAAAGATCATCGCCAATCCAAACTGTTCAACCATACAGTCTGTAGGACCACTAAAACTCCTACTAGATGCCTTCGGTATTGAACGAGTCGCTTATACGACCTATCAATCTGTGTCCGGATCCGGATGGAAAGGCATCGAAGACTTGAAACGTGGTGAACAAGGGAAAGAACCATTGAACTATCCGTACCCTATTTATAATAATGTGATTCCGCATATTGATGTTTTCCAAGAAGACGGCTACACAAAAGAAGAAGTGAAAATGATTGAAGAAACAAGGAAAATACTCAGTCTGCCAACATTACCTGTTACGGCTACTTGTGTACGCGTACCCGTTACGAGCGCGCATTCCGTTGCCATGAATGTTACACTGACAAAAGAAACAACGGTTCAAAACATCCAACAGTTATTTGAAGAAAGTCCCTACGTTACGTTAGTGGATGATCCTAAAAATGACCAATATCCGATGCCCATTCAAGCAGGTGGTAAAGAAGGCATTTTTGTTGGACGGATTCGAAAAGACGACAGCCTTAAAAACACCTATCATGTCTGGACAGTCAGCGATAATATTTTAAAAGGTGCTGCACTCAATGCCGTACAGATTCTTCAACAATTAACGAACTGA
- the dapA gene encoding 4-hydroxy-tetrahydrodipicolinate synthase codes for MSHLFTGIGAAVTTPFTEDAVDYEQFRNHLTFLKDNQIQSLIVNGTTGEGSTLSTEEKMNLLNVALEVSDGQIPVIAGTGSNNTKASIEASKKAEELGVDGLLVITPYYNKTSQRGLVAHFTTIADAVNIPIILYDVPARTGMTIEPETLQILAEHPNIVGLKDATGDLTHLSRLQAVVNDSFAFYGGNDDLALPFFAQGGHGLISVAANVLPSEYQLMFETVKIDIAKANLIYRELHPVVEVLSIDVNPIPIKVLTSFLGFGQYEVRLPLVPLEEMDQASIIEVFRHLKGESV; via the coding sequence ATGTCTCACCTATTTACAGGAATTGGCGCTGCCGTTACTACACCCTTTACGGAAGACGCCGTTGATTATGAACAGTTCCGAAATCACTTAACGTTTTTGAAAGACAATCAGATTCAAAGTCTAATTGTAAATGGGACTACCGGTGAAGGATCGACGCTTTCAACCGAAGAAAAAATGAACTTGCTGAACGTTGCGCTTGAGGTTTCTGATGGACAGATCCCCGTTATTGCGGGAACTGGCTCAAACAATACGAAAGCAAGTATCGAGGCTTCCAAAAAAGCGGAAGAACTCGGTGTCGATGGATTACTGGTTATTACCCCTTACTACAATAAAACAAGCCAACGAGGATTAGTGGCACATTTTACAACGATCGCTGATGCTGTAAACATTCCGATCATCTTGTATGATGTTCCCGCAAGAACAGGGATGACCATTGAACCTGAAACTTTGCAAATACTCGCTGAGCATCCAAATATCGTCGGTCTTAAAGATGCAACAGGAGATCTGACTCACTTAAGTCGTCTCCAAGCTGTGGTGAATGACTCTTTTGCCTTTTATGGTGGAAATGACGATCTAGCTTTACCTTTCTTTGCTCAAGGTGGACATGGCCTGATCTCTGTCGCTGCCAACGTACTACCCAGCGAATATCAACTGATGTTTGAAACGGTTAAGATCGATATCGCTAAAGCAAATCTGATTTATAGAGAACTGCATCCAGTTGTCGAAGTGCTCAGTATTGATGTCAATCCAATTCCAATCAAAGTGTTAACAAGTTTTCTAGGGTTTGGTCAGTACGAAGTCAGACTCCCTCTTGTCCCACTTGAAGAAATGGATCAGGCTTCTATCATCGAAGTCTTCCGTCATTTAAAAGGAGAAAGTGTATAG
- the dapB gene encoding 4-hydroxy-tetrahydrodipicolinate reductase produces the protein MDILLVGYGAMNKRVAVLAEEQGHKIAGVVTPDEKADQYPVFSTFDDALPKVDVVIDFSHPVLTTALLESSITAPLVIATTGEKDRLAELMQEKAQTQPVFFSANMSYGVHILTEIIKYATPLLEQFDIEMIEKHHNQKVDAPSGTLVKLYDAIVESAKPAAQPVYDRHEKSEKRDPKEIGISSIRGGTIVGEHEVIYAGHDEVISIKHSAQSKDIFASGALTVAQTLQHKQNGYYTYHNLGE, from the coding sequence ATGGATATATTATTAGTTGGATACGGCGCAATGAACAAGCGTGTCGCAGTACTCGCAGAAGAACAAGGACACAAGATTGCTGGAGTGGTTACACCGGATGAAAAAGCGGATCAGTATCCAGTGTTCTCAACCTTTGATGATGCTTTGCCTAAAGTCGATGTCGTCATTGATTTTTCTCATCCAGTACTCACAACCGCTTTACTAGAATCCTCTATTACTGCGCCACTTGTCATTGCAACAACCGGAGAAAAAGATCGTCTGGCTGAGTTGATGCAAGAAAAAGCCCAAACACAACCGGTTTTCTTTAGTGCCAATATGAGTTATGGTGTGCATATTCTGACTGAGATCATTAAATATGCTACCCCACTACTTGAACAGTTCGATATTGAAATGATCGAGAAGCATCATAATCAAAAAGTGGATGCTCCAAGCGGTACCTTGGTTAAGCTCTATGATGCAATCGTTGAGAGCGCCAAACCCGCTGCACAGCCAGTCTACGATCGTCATGAAAAATCAGAAAAACGTGATCCAAAAGAAATCGGCATCTCTTCTATCCGCGGCGGAACCATTGTTGGCGAGCATGAAGTGATCTATGCAGGTCATGATGAAGTCATTTCTATTAAACACTCTGCTCAGTCCAAAGACATTTTCGCTAGTGGCGCTTTGACTGTTGCTCAAACATTACAACACAAACAAAATGGTTACTACACGTACCATAACTTAGGAGAATAA
- the dapD gene encoding 2,3,4,5-tetrahydropyridine-2,6-dicarboxylate N-acetyltransferase encodes MNEFSAQEIIQYISESTKTTPVKIYVNTSLSKSDFPDTFKVFGNKDSYTIFTDLKDWKAFFMDNKEALIDHVLEQDRRNSAIPLLDASEVNARIEPGSFIREHAVIGDNAVIMMGAVINIGAIVGEGTMIDMGAVLGGRATTGKNVHVGAGAVLSGVIEPASAQPVVIEDNVLIGANAVVLEGVTVRKGAVVAAGAIVTEDVPENTVVAGVPARIIKKSSEVEASKIDIVSALRNLN; translated from the coding sequence ATGAACGAATTTTCAGCTCAAGAAATTATCCAGTACATTAGTGAGTCGACAAAAACGACTCCGGTCAAAATTTATGTGAACACTTCTTTATCTAAATCTGATTTTCCAGATACGTTTAAAGTGTTTGGGAATAAAGATAGTTATACCATTTTCACTGATCTTAAAGACTGGAAAGCCTTCTTCATGGATAATAAAGAAGCTTTAATTGATCATGTACTGGAACAAGACAGAAGAAATTCAGCCATTCCGCTTTTAGATGCTTCTGAAGTGAATGCACGTATTGAACCAGGTTCGTTTATCAGAGAACACGCTGTGATTGGTGATAATGCCGTCATTATGATGGGCGCTGTGATCAATATTGGCGCAATCGTCGGCGAAGGAACCATGATTGATATGGGTGCTGTTCTTGGGGGACGCGCAACAACTGGGAAAAACGTACACGTTGGTGCTGGCGCTGTGTTGTCTGGTGTTATTGAACCGGCTAGTGCACAACCTGTTGTGATTGAAGACAACGTTTTGATTGGTGCTAATGCCGTTGTCCTTGAAGGCGTTACAGTTCGAAAAGGTGCGGTGGTCGCTGCAGGCGCAATCGTAACGGAAGATGTACCAGAAAATACCGTTGTAGCCGGTGTCCCTGCAAGAATCATTAAAAAATCAAGCGAAGTAGAAGCGAGTAAAATTGATATTGTTTCTGCTCTAAGAAACTTAAACTAA